One Frankia alni ACN14a DNA window includes the following coding sequences:
- a CDS encoding Ig-like domain-containing protein translates to MPRGRLAAIAGAAGVLAVAVAVPLPAVADAAGGTATCGATGVLTTSPPTCAYTTAGTDTFTVPAGVTSVRIDLFGGEGGSAAGFVAPNPPNTGAAGGLGGETSGTLAVSPGQVLQLTVGAAGVPGTSRHGEFARRGGIGHGAGGGGAHGGGGAGGGGSDVRVGAFGAGDRVLVAGAGGGAGNGGPLLHGGNGGGLAGEDGGQGGGPAGSGVAGGGATQTAPGTGSPNSARGGPGIPGGDIDPWTGEPNPGSGGPGGNGAGGGNGGGGGGGGYYGGGGGSGGGDPGNFSGAGGGGGSGFAAPTVTDAALVGGVNHGDGRATVSFRYGASVAVAASTTTPLFGQTVTLTASVTGADPAAGTPGGTVTFLDGSTTLATASLAGGQAGVSVNGLQPGAHAITASYSGDPAFAPGTTAGSTDVTVGFSQPCVTTTRTGPLTVAAGQALCVGPGGRQVGPVTVRSGGALALTGAEVTGPVSAEGALALTACRSTITGPVTVHAAGGYVLLGADAADVTPCAGNTLRGPLTVDANTGGLEASANTITGPVRITGNSGSGPLPDDAVPEFRDNRVTGPLSCTGNQPSLVQTGNVVIGPRSGQCA, encoded by the coding sequence ATGCCCAGAGGCCGGCTGGCCGCGATCGCCGGCGCGGCCGGTGTCCTGGCCGTCGCCGTCGCGGTACCCCTGCCCGCCGTCGCGGACGCCGCGGGCGGGACGGCCACCTGCGGGGCGACCGGCGTCCTCACCACCTCCCCGCCCACCTGCGCCTACACCACGGCGGGCACGGACACCTTCACCGTGCCCGCCGGCGTGACCAGCGTGCGCATCGACCTGTTCGGCGGCGAGGGCGGCAGCGCGGCCGGGTTCGTGGCCCCCAACCCGCCGAACACCGGCGCCGCCGGTGGCCTCGGCGGCGAGACCAGCGGCACCCTGGCCGTCAGCCCGGGACAGGTTCTCCAGCTCACCGTCGGCGCCGCGGGCGTCCCCGGGACGTCGCGGCACGGCGAGTTCGCCCGGCGCGGCGGCATCGGCCACGGGGCCGGCGGCGGCGGGGCGCACGGCGGCGGCGGGGCGGGCGGCGGCGGCTCGGACGTCCGGGTCGGCGCGTTCGGCGCGGGCGACCGGGTCCTGGTGGCCGGCGCCGGCGGCGGCGCCGGCAACGGCGGGCCGCTGCTGCACGGCGGCAACGGCGGCGGGCTCGCCGGGGAGGACGGCGGCCAGGGCGGCGGGCCGGCGGGCTCCGGGGTCGCCGGCGGCGGCGCCACGCAGACCGCGCCGGGCACGGGCAGCCCGAACTCGGCCAGGGGCGGCCCGGGGATCCCGGGCGGCGACATCGATCCCTGGACCGGCGAGCCCAATCCGGGCAGCGGCGGCCCCGGCGGCAACGGCGCCGGGGGCGGTAACGGCGGGGGCGGGGGCGGGGGCGGCTACTACGGCGGCGGCGGCGGCTCCGGCGGCGGGGACCCGGGCAACTTCTCCGGGGCGGGCGGTGGCGGCGGCAGCGGCTTCGCGGCACCCACGGTGACCGACGCCGCGCTCGTCGGGGGCGTCAACCACGGCGACGGTCGCGCGACGGTGTCGTTCCGCTACGGCGCCTCGGTCGCGGTCGCCGCCAGCACGACCACGCCGCTGTTCGGCCAGACCGTCACCCTCACCGCGTCCGTCACCGGCGCGGACCCGGCCGCCGGCACCCCCGGCGGGACGGTCACCTTCCTGGACGGTTCCACCACTCTGGCAACGGCGTCGCTCGCCGGCGGCCAGGCCGGCGTCAGCGTCAACGGTCTCCAGCCCGGCGCGCACGCGATCACGGCCAGCTACAGCGGCGACCCGGCCTTCGCGCCGGGCACCACGGCCGGATCCACCGACGTCACCGTCGGGTTCAGCCAGCCGTGCGTCACGACGACGCGCACCGGACCCCTGACGGTCGCCGCCGGCCAGGCGCTCTGCGTCGGACCGGGCGGCCGGCAGGTCGGTCCGGTCACCGTCCGCTCCGGCGGGGCCCTCGCGCTCACCGGCGCCGAGGTCACCGGCCCGGTGTCCGCCGAGGGCGCGCTGGCCCTCACCGCCTGCCGGTCGACGATCACCGGCCCGGTGACGGTCCACGCCGCCGGCGGCTACGTCCTGCTCGGCGCCGACGCCGCCGACGTCACGCCCTGCGCGGGCAACACGCTGCGCGGCCCGCTGACCGTGGACGCGAACACCGGCGGCCTCGAGGCCTCCGCGAACACCATTACCGGCCCGGTTCGGATCACGGGCAACAGCGGCAGCGGCCCACTGCCCGACGACGCGGTGCCCGAGTTCCGCGACAACCGTGTCACCGGGCCGCTGAGCTGCACTGGCAACCAGCCGAGTCTGGTGCAGACGGGCAACGTCGTGATCGGCCCGCGATCGGGTCAGTGCGCCTGA
- a CDS encoding methyltransferase domain-containing protein: protein MVAGRRRPRRARNDPAQYDDLAAEWWPTHGRFAALRWLAEARGRLIPDPPEPGAALLDLACGAGLLSLALTGRLAGWRHVGVDLSSPALRQAAGHGVTAIQADVLRLPFRDRQFPCVVAGELFEHLEDLDAACAAIARVLAPGGTLVIDTLADTLFCRVALVGVAERLPGGPPPRIHDPRLLVAPDRLARALGGCGIEMTVVGGLRPSLVDYARWLARRADSVRMLPTGSTAGVYQAVGTRIETGRDDL, encoded by the coding sequence GTGGTCGCGGGGCGGCGCAGACCACGGCGGGCCCGCAACGATCCCGCCCAGTACGACGATCTTGCCGCCGAGTGGTGGCCGACGCACGGGCGGTTCGCCGCGTTGCGCTGGCTCGCCGAGGCCCGTGGCCGGCTCATCCCGGACCCGCCCGAGCCCGGCGCCGCGCTGCTCGACCTCGCCTGCGGCGCCGGGCTGCTCTCCCTGGCCCTGACGGGCCGGCTCGCCGGCTGGCGGCACGTCGGCGTCGACCTGTCCTCGCCGGCGTTGCGGCAGGCCGCCGGGCACGGTGTCACGGCGATCCAGGCCGACGTGCTGCGCCTGCCGTTCCGGGACAGGCAGTTCCCCTGCGTCGTCGCCGGCGAGCTGTTCGAGCACCTCGAGGATCTGGACGCGGCCTGCGCGGCGATCGCGCGGGTGCTGGCCCCGGGCGGGACGCTCGTCATCGACACGCTCGCCGACACGCTGTTCTGCCGGGTGGCCCTGGTGGGCGTCGCCGAACGCCTTCCCGGGGGGCCGCCGCCGCGCATCCACGATCCTCGGCTGCTCGTCGCGCCCGACCGGTTGGCCCGCGCGCTGGGCGGCTGCGGCATCGAGATGACGGTCGTGGGCGGCCTTCGCCCCTCGCTCGTCGACTATGCCCGCTGGCTGGCCCGCCGGGCCGACTCGGTGCGGATGCTGCCGACCGGCTCCACCGCCGGCGTCTACCAGGCGGTCGGAACCAGGATCGAGACCGGGAGGGACGACCTGTGA
- a CDS encoding acyl-CoA dehydrogenase family protein, with protein sequence MNATIPAPRGPAVDGARLAGSVVDALAARAGAADRDGELPGADLDDLRAAGLFGLLVPARLGGAGGGFADWADAARVLAAGSGATALVLNMHTSVVGALAGTPDGLARTMGAPESFFAARDRMLARAAAGEFIAVAMSERGAGSRLSELRTRYRREDGGYRITGVKSFCSGASHADVYFVAARAEDAAPDAAPDADGGAARISHFLVPRGAGVSVEPAWDTLGMRGTGSHDVRFDVRVPAEALVGGLEGLSSLVAQVMPQWLVASYAAVYAGVGRAAFDAGVAHARARRTAGMPGGLAALPAVRARFGHADAALAALDAVVDECARRVDADPGSASTNRWVWRAKLLAGRTAQDVAASVVEACGTAVTRRGHPLERLYRDARCGSLQPATTDVCADWLGLAALGGDPEADADVARW encoded by the coding sequence GTGAACGCCACGATCCCGGCACCTCGCGGCCCCGCCGTGGACGGCGCGCGGCTCGCCGGGAGCGTCGTCGACGCGCTCGCCGCCCGTGCCGGCGCCGCCGACCGGGACGGGGAGCTGCCCGGCGCCGACCTCGACGACCTGCGCGCCGCCGGGCTTTTCGGCCTGCTGGTTCCCGCCCGGCTCGGCGGGGCCGGCGGCGGCTTCGCCGACTGGGCCGACGCGGCGCGGGTGCTCGCCGCGGGCAGCGGCGCGACCGCCCTGGTGCTGAACATGCACACCTCGGTCGTGGGCGCGTTGGCCGGGACGCCCGACGGGCTCGCCCGCACGATGGGGGCACCGGAGTCGTTCTTCGCCGCGCGCGACCGCATGCTGGCCCGCGCCGCGGCCGGGGAGTTCATCGCCGTCGCGATGAGCGAGCGGGGCGCCGGGTCCCGGCTGTCCGAGCTGAGGACCCGCTACCGGCGCGAGGACGGGGGCTACCGCATCACCGGGGTCAAGTCGTTCTGCTCGGGGGCGTCCCACGCGGACGTCTACTTCGTCGCCGCCCGCGCCGAGGACGCGGCACCGGACGCGGCACCGGACGCCGACGGCGGGGCCGCGCGGATCAGTCATTTTCTCGTCCCGCGTGGGGCCGGGGTGAGCGTCGAGCCGGCCTGGGACACCCTCGGCATGCGGGGCACCGGCAGCCACGATGTGCGCTTCGACGTCCGGGTGCCGGCGGAGGCGCTCGTCGGCGGTCTGGAGGGGCTCAGCTCGCTGGTGGCGCAGGTCATGCCGCAGTGGCTGGTCGCCTCCTACGCCGCCGTCTACGCCGGGGTCGGCCGGGCCGCGTTCGACGCGGGGGTCGCGCACGCCCGCGCCAGGCGCACGGCCGGGATGCCGGGCGGCCTCGCGGCGCTGCCCGCCGTGCGGGCCCGGTTCGGCCATGCCGACGCGGCACTGGCCGCGCTGGACGCGGTGGTCGACGAGTGCGCGCGCCGGGTCGACGCCGACCCGGGCTCGGCGTCGACGAACCGGTGGGTGTGGCGAGCCAAGCTGCTCGCCGGCCGGACGGCGCAGGACGTCGCCGCCTCGGTCGTCGAGGCGTGCGGAACCGCCGTCACCCGCCGCGGGCACCCGCTCGAACGGCTCTACCGCGACGCCCGCTGCGGGTCCCTGCAGCCCGCGACGACCGACGTCTGCGCCGACTGGCTGGGGCTCGCGGCACTCGGCGGCGACCCGGAGGCGGACGCGGACGTGGCCCGGTGGTGA
- a CDS encoding type III polyketide synthase, translated as MGAAFPGSLDQQSLWDEVFERRYRGDRLARRLFLGAGVRTRHGVVDPRREDVSGWSTAARMRRYVDEAPALGGRAVRGALADAGLSAAEVGLFVVVSCTGYATPGLDIQLARELGMPASVRRLLIGHMGCYGAIPGMGAAADFVRARRLPALVLCVELTSLHIQPEQPHRDLEQVVAHALFGDAAAAIVLVPDAAHGLEVLDTTAATAPGSEDLMTWHVTDHGFRMGLSREVPDVLAKHVEEATASLLDPFTADRGDVAGWAVHPGGPRIIDVVEERLGLAAAQTAVARRVLATRGNCSSGTVLLVLDQIRGGLAAGATAVAMAFGPGLTLCLAALRRR; from the coding sequence ATGGGCGCCGCGTTTCCCGGCTCCCTTGACCAGCAGAGCCTGTGGGACGAGGTCTTCGAACGGCGGTACCGGGGTGACCGGCTGGCCCGCCGGCTGTTCCTCGGCGCCGGGGTGCGGACCCGGCACGGGGTGGTGGATCCGCGGCGGGAGGACGTCAGCGGCTGGTCGACGGCCGCGCGGATGCGTCGCTACGTCGACGAGGCGCCCGCGCTGGGCGGTCGCGCCGTGCGGGGCGCGCTGGCGGACGCCGGGCTGAGCGCCGCCGAGGTCGGGCTGTTCGTCGTCGTCTCCTGCACCGGCTACGCGACGCCGGGCCTGGACATCCAGCTCGCCCGCGAGCTCGGCATGCCGGCCTCGGTGCGCCGCCTGCTGATCGGGCACATGGGCTGCTACGGCGCCATTCCGGGGATGGGCGCGGCGGCGGACTTCGTCCGGGCCCGCCGGCTGCCCGCGCTCGTGCTGTGTGTGGAACTGACCTCCCTGCACATCCAGCCCGAGCAGCCACATCGGGATCTGGAACAGGTCGTCGCGCACGCCCTGTTCGGCGACGCCGCCGCGGCGATCGTGCTCGTCCCCGACGCCGCCCACGGCCTGGAGGTGCTCGACACCACCGCCGCCACCGCCCCGGGCAGCGAGGACCTGATGACCTGGCACGTCACCGACCACGGCTTCCGCATGGGGCTGTCCCGCGAGGTGCCCGACGTCCTCGCGAAGCACGTCGAGGAGGCGACGGCGTCGCTGCTCGACCCGTTCACCGCGGACCGCGGCGACGTCGCGGGCTGGGCCGTGCATCCCGGCGGGCCGCGCATCATCGACGTCGTCGAGGAACGCCTCGGCCTCGCTGCGGCGCAGACCGCCGTGGCCCGCCGGGTGCTAGCGACCCGGGGGAACTGCTCGTCGGGCACCGTCCTGCTCGTCCTCGACCAGATCCGCGGGGGCCTCGCCGCCGGGGCGACCGCCGTCGCGATGGCGTTCGGCCCCGGCCTGACCCTCTGCCTCGCCGCGCTGCGCCGCAGGTAG
- a CDS encoding UbiA family prenyltransferase codes for MAGGRIVALVRACHPEPTVAVTLFATALAAAGGRTRAGVVAVATAVGTGQLSVGWGNDLVDRGRDAAGGRTDKPIVVDGLAPGTVAGATAAALVACVPLSFLSGGRAGSAHLAAVAGGWAYNLGLKATPLSVAPYAVSFALLPASVVLGLPGHPTPPWWLPLAGALLGSGAHFANVLPDLDADARTGVRGLPQRLGPAGVRASAALLLAAGSVVAVLGPGDPRGWQVGALAAVSGLTGLGLRLGDRQAFRAAMAVAAIDVALVAAAGTRPA; via the coding sequence TTGGCAGGGGGGCGAATCGTCGCGCTGGTGCGAGCCTGTCATCCGGAGCCGACGGTCGCGGTGACGCTGTTCGCGACGGCGCTCGCGGCCGCCGGCGGTCGCACGAGGGCCGGGGTCGTCGCGGTGGCGACGGCGGTCGGGACCGGTCAGCTGTCGGTCGGCTGGGGCAATGACCTCGTTGACCGTGGCCGGGACGCCGCCGGCGGCCGGACGGACAAGCCGATCGTCGTCGACGGCCTGGCGCCGGGGACGGTCGCCGGGGCCACTGCCGCAGCGCTGGTCGCGTGCGTGCCGTTGTCCTTCCTCTCCGGCGGACGGGCGGGGTCGGCCCATCTCGCCGCGGTCGCGGGTGGGTGGGCGTACAACCTCGGGCTGAAGGCGACGCCGCTGTCCGTCGCCCCCTATGCCGTCTCGTTCGCGCTGCTGCCCGCCTCCGTCGTCCTCGGACTGCCCGGCCACCCCACGCCGCCGTGGTGGCTGCCGCTGGCGGGGGCGCTGCTCGGCTCGGGCGCCCACTTCGCCAACGTCCTGCCGGACCTCGACGCCGACGCCCGCACGGGGGTGCGCGGGCTGCCGCAGCGCCTCGGCCCGGCCGGTGTGCGCGCGTCGGCGGCGTTGCTGCTCGCGGCGGGCTCCGTCGTCGCGGTGCTCGGCCCGGGGGACCCGCGGGGCTGGCAGGTGGGCGCGCTGGCCGCGGTGAGCGGGTTGACCGGGCTCGGCCTGCGCCTCGGCGACCGGCAGGCCTTCCGCGCCGCGATGGCGGTCGCCGCGATCGACGTCGCGCTCGTCGCCGCCGCCGGCACCCGCCCGGCCTGA